The Macellibacteroides fermentans genome includes the window TAAACCGGCCAAAGATACAAATTAATTGTTTTCTGCTTAATGATTTAACAGACATCCTGTCTTTTTAACTCCCTGTTAGTATCCTTTTAGCTTCTATATCGGGGCAAAGAGAGCTGTTTTTATATTAAAATGGAATATAAAAGAGTGGTATTATTTATAAATGAAAGAAAAAGTAATAAAAAATGATGAATTCTTTGTAAGAACAAAATATTGTTCTACATTTGCGCCATCGTAATATAGATTAAAAAGCGAAATATGATTAACAGCATTCTACATAGCATTATTCTCGTGGTGGTTCTTCTAGTCATTAGAAGATAAGAGAAAGGTGTGTAAAGAATTGCGTGTTGTAAGAAATTCTTAAAGCCTTTCTCCGTTGAGAAGGGCTTTTTTTATAAACAGAAAAGGAAAGGAAACGAAGGATAATGAAAAATCAATTAAGAAGTTCATATAGTACTCAGGGCCGCAGAATGGCTGGAGCACGGGCCTTATGGCGTGCCAATGGTGTGAAAGAAGAGCAATTTGGCAAACCAATTATCGCAGTTGTCAATTCATTTACCCAATTTGTACCTGGTCACGCCCACCTGCATGAAATTGGTCAGCAGGTAAAAAAGCGGATCGAAGCATTGGGCTGCTTTGCTGCCGAATTCAACACCATCGCCATAGACGACGGAATCGCTATGGGACACGACGGGATGTTGTATTCCCTTCCTTCCAGAGACATCATTGCAGATAGTGTGGAGTATATGGTTAATGCCCACAAGGCCGATGCCATGATCTGCATCAGCAATTGCGATAAAATTACTCCGGGTATGCTGATGGCCACCATGCGGCTGAATATCCCAACCATCTTTGTGTCCGGCGGACCAATGGAGGCGGGCGAGCTGGATGGTCAGGCGTTAGACCTGATCGATGCCATGGCAGATGCAGTGGACGAGACCGTGAGCGACGAACGGGTAAAACGAGTGGAACATGCCGCTTGTCCCACCTGCGGAAGCTGCTCGGGTATGTTTACCGCCAACTCCATGAACTGCCTCAACGAGGCACTTGGACTGGCACTGCCGGGTAACGGCACCGTTGTGGCAACCCATGCAAACCGGAAACGATTATTTGAAGATGCGGCCGATCTGATTGTAGAGATGGCCTATAAATATTACCGCGATGGAGATGCAACGGTATTACCCCGTTCCATTGCGACACGTACGGCATTCTTAAACTCCATGGCGCTGGATATAGCGATGGGAGGATCAACCAACACAGTATTGCACCTTTTGGCTATCGCCCACGAGGCTGAGGTGGACTTCACCATGAAAGACATCGATGCCTTGTCGCGTACAACACCGGTTATATGTAAGGTAGCTCCCAGTTCGTCGTACCATGTTCAAGACGTAAACCGTGCTGGAGGAATTATGGCCATCATGCAGGAGCTTATAAAGGCCGGTCTGGTGGATGGCAACGTACACCGTGCCGACGGACGAACATTGAGCGAAGCCGTGGAGGCGTTGAGCATAACCAAAGCCAATCCCGATCCTAAGGCTGTAGATCTGTACAAGAGCGCTCCGGCAGGAAAATTCAACCTGGTAATGGGTTCTCAATCTTCTTCCTATAAGACATTGGATACCGACCGCCAGCAGGGATGCATCCGCGATGTGGAGCATGCCTATGTAAAAGATGGCGGATTGGCCGTGTTGTACGGAAACATTGCCGAAGGCGGATGTGTTGTAAAAACAGCCGGTGTAGATCCCAGCATATTTAAATTCAACGGACCAGCCAAAGTATTTGATTCGCAGGATGCCGCTTGCGAGGGTATTTTAAGAAATCAGGTAGTGGCCGGCGATGTGGTGGTGATAACCTACGAAGGGCCCAAAGGCGGACCGGGTATGCAGGAGATGCTTTATCCTACCACCTATATAAAAGCAAGACATTTAGGAAAAGAGTGTGCGCTGATAACCGACGGACGTTTTAGCGGAGGAACCTCCGGCTTGTCCATCGGCCATATCTCTCCCGAAGCTGCGGCAGGCGGAGCGATTGGACTGGTTCGTAACGGCGACACGATCGAAATCAATATCCCCGAACGATCCATTCGGGTAAAACTATCAGACGAAGAGCTGGCAGCACGCAGAAATGAGGAGGAGGCACGCGGCCCCAAAGCCTTTACACCGCCTGCTCGTCAGCGTACGGTATCCAAGGCTTTACGAGCCTATGCTAAAATGGTAAGCTCCGCCGATCAGGGAGCGGTTCGAATTGTAGAAGATTAAAAACGCAGAACAAAGAAGCTATAATGGTATGGAGACAAAAAAAATAACCGGATCGGAAGCCTTTTTGCGCACATTGATTGCCGAAGGCGTTGATACTATTTTCGGGTATCCCGGGGGGGCTATTATTCCAGTATATGATTGCTTGTATGATTTCAGAGATCAGATAAGACATATTTTGGTGAGACACGAACAAGGGGCGACCCACGCAGCCCAGGGCTATGCCCGTGTGAATGGCAAAGTGGGCGTAGCGATGGTAACCAGCGGTCCGGCTGCAACCAATGCCATAACAGGTATTGCAGACGCCATGATGGACAGCACACCGATTGTAGTTATCACCGGTCAGGTTGCCTCACCTTTGTTGGGAACCGATGCGTTCCAGGAGACAGATGTGGTAGGTATTACACAACCTATAACCAAATGGTCGTATCAGATACGCAAACCCGAAGAGATTGCCTGGGCTATTTCAAGGGCATTCTATATTGCATCGACAGGCCGTCCGGGTCCGGTTGTAATCGACTTTGCCAAAGATGCACAGAATGCATTGGTAGACTATACCTACGAAAAGGTAGATTACATCCGCAGCTATCAGCCTGTTCCCGACCTGGATATGGACCTGATTGCCGAAGCGGCTGAGCTGATCAACAATGCAAAGAAACCCTTTGCACTGGTAGGACAGGGCGTTGTGCTTGGTCATGCTGAAAAAGAGTTGATGACATTCCTGCAGAAGGCAGACATACCAGCTGCGGCAACTGTACTGGGGCTGTCGGCCATGCCTACGGATTTCCCGCTTAATAAAGGGATGCTGGGTATGCACGGGAATGTTGGTCCGAATCGTAAAACAAACGAATGCGATGTGCTTATTGCTATCGGTATGCGTTTCGACGACCGGGTTACCGGCGATCTTAAAACCTATGCCAAACAGGCAAAAGTAATCCACTTTGATATTGATATTTCCGAAATAGGGAAGAATGTTATTCCCGCCGTGCCGGTGCCGGGCGACGCCAAGGAAACGCTGGCAGCCATCACCGAATTTGTAAAACCAGCCAAACACACCGATTGGGTAAATTCGTTTATCCCGGACGAGCAGGAGGAAGACGAAAAGGTAATTCAGGACGAGCTATATCCCAAATCAGGCAAATTGCGCATGGGCGAGGTTATCCGCAAGGTATCCGAAGCAACCAACAACGATGCGATTCTGGTTACCGATGTAGGTCAGAACCAGATGATGGCCGTTCGTTACTTCAAATACAAACAGACCCGCAGCGTGGTTACCAGCGGCGGACTAGGTACGATGGGATTCGGATTGCCTGCCGCCATAGGTGCCAAAGTGGGAGCACCCCACCGCGAAGTATGCATGTTTACCGGCGACGGAGGCATGCAGATGACAATCCAGGAGCTGGGAACTATCATGCAGGAAAAGCTGAATGTTAAGATGATCATCCTGAATAACAATTTCCTCGGGATGGTACGTCAGTGGCAGGAGCTGTTCTATAAAGAGAGATATTCGGCAACCATTATGGAAAACCCCGATTTTGTGGCGATCGCCTCGGCTTACCGGATTGCAGCCCGCCAGGTTGAGAAACGCGAAGAGCTGGACGATGCCATCCACGAAATGCTTTCGCACGACGGACCCTACCTGCTGGTAGCCGAAGTGGAAGAGAGGGGCATGGTATATCCTATGGTTCCTGCGGGAGGTTGCGTTACGAATATAATCATGGGTGACAATCAATAATCGGGAGGAATTGCTATGGCAGATAAAACATTATATACCGTTACTATATTTTCTGAGAACACCGTGGGGTTGCTTAATCAGATTACGATTATCTTTACCCGCAGGCAGTTGAACATCGAAACATTGTCTGTATCCCCTTCGGCTTTGGAGGGTATCCATAAGTTCACAATCACCACGTTCTCGGACG containing:
- the ilvD gene encoding dihydroxy-acid dehydratase; amino-acid sequence: MKNQLRSSYSTQGRRMAGARALWRANGVKEEQFGKPIIAVVNSFTQFVPGHAHLHEIGQQVKKRIEALGCFAAEFNTIAIDDGIAMGHDGMLYSLPSRDIIADSVEYMVNAHKADAMICISNCDKITPGMLMATMRLNIPTIFVSGGPMEAGELDGQALDLIDAMADAVDETVSDERVKRVEHAACPTCGSCSGMFTANSMNCLNEALGLALPGNGTVVATHANRKRLFEDAADLIVEMAYKYYRDGDATVLPRSIATRTAFLNSMALDIAMGGSTNTVLHLLAIAHEAEVDFTMKDIDALSRTTPVICKVAPSSSYHVQDVNRAGGIMAIMQELIKAGLVDGNVHRADGRTLSEAVEALSITKANPDPKAVDLYKSAPAGKFNLVMGSQSSSYKTLDTDRQQGCIRDVEHAYVKDGGLAVLYGNIAEGGCVVKTAGVDPSIFKFNGPAKVFDSQDAACEGILRNQVVAGDVVVITYEGPKGGPGMQEMLYPTTYIKARHLGKECALITDGRFSGGTSGLSIGHISPEAAAGGAIGLVRNGDTIEINIPERSIRVKLSDEELAARRNEEEARGPKAFTPPARQRTVSKALRAYAKMVSSADQGAVRIVED
- the ilvB gene encoding biosynthetic-type acetolactate synthase large subunit yields the protein METKKITGSEAFLRTLIAEGVDTIFGYPGGAIIPVYDCLYDFRDQIRHILVRHEQGATHAAQGYARVNGKVGVAMVTSGPAATNAITGIADAMMDSTPIVVITGQVASPLLGTDAFQETDVVGITQPITKWSYQIRKPEEIAWAISRAFYIASTGRPGPVVIDFAKDAQNALVDYTYEKVDYIRSYQPVPDLDMDLIAEAAELINNAKKPFALVGQGVVLGHAEKELMTFLQKADIPAAATVLGLSAMPTDFPLNKGMLGMHGNVGPNRKTNECDVLIAIGMRFDDRVTGDLKTYAKQAKVIHFDIDISEIGKNVIPAVPVPGDAKETLAAITEFVKPAKHTDWVNSFIPDEQEEDEKVIQDELYPKSGKLRMGEVIRKVSEATNNDAILVTDVGQNQMMAVRYFKYKQTRSVVTSGGLGTMGFGLPAAIGAKVGAPHREVCMFTGDGGMQMTIQELGTIMQEKLNVKMIILNNNFLGMVRQWQELFYKERYSATIMENPDFVAIASAYRIAARQVEKREELDDAIHEMLSHDGPYLLVAEVEERGMVYPMVPAGGCVTNIIMGDNQ